Genomic DNA from Paenibacillus sp. MBLB1832:
CAAACGTCTCCACAGGCAGCGGATTTACGCCATACCCAACTTCGATCGTAAAGCCTGGCTTGCGAAAATGTTGGATGAACCAATCCTTATATCCCGCATCGCTGCCCGTCAGCTTGACGGCTTCATAGCCGCTGGCCTGCGCCAGCAGTAACGCGATATGTTCAGACTCAGGCGGCTCATAGTCGCGATAGTTCCAATAGATCTCTCTTCCCTGTGTATGCAGCGCAAGAACGCGTTCGAAGGCATGACTCTGGGTAAAATGTGCGAGTGCGACGGCCTCAGGTTCAGATAATGGCGCTTCTCCGCCATAATCTCGCTCACCTGGCCCTTCCCGCTCCCTCCTAGCCTTCTCTTCCTCCCAATGTGCAGGGAATTGATCATTGAGATCAACGCCGCGAATGTTCGCTTTCCAATTCAGAAATGAAATAGAACCTTCATTCCATGTCAGTAACGCATCGCGATACGGATGATCATCCGTCAACCCTTGCAGCACCAGTTCGACGCCATCGGGGTTCACCATTGGCACGACCCAGAGGGAATACTCGGATAGAATCCGTCTCACATTACGCTCCCGCCACGCCGTGCCGCGTGCATACGCACAGGCGAGATCCTCGACGAATTGCATCACTAGCGGCGCTGTAATCCATTCATTCGCATGCATCGCCGCATTGAAATGGATCTCTCGGGCACCCTGGCCGATGCGGAGGGCATATAA
This window encodes:
- a CDS encoding M14 family metallopeptidase gives rise to the protein MILVLGYGYETLGEELNRLGKIYPFLHIACIGESVMGRNLYALRIGQGAREIHFNAAMHANEWITAPLVMQFVEDLACAYARGTAWRERNVRRILSEYSLWVVPMVNPDGVELVLQGLTDDHPYRDALLTWNEGSISFLNWKANIRGVDLNDQFPAHWEEEKARREREGPGERDYGGEAPLSEPEAVALAHFTQSHAFERVLALHTQGREIYWNYRDYEPPESEHIALLLAQASGYEAVKLTGSDAGYKDWFIQHFRKPGFTIEVGYGVNPLPVETFASLYEELVRLLLTALEI